The following are from one region of the Cystobacter ferrugineus genome:
- a CDS encoding DUF2380 domain-containing protein, with the protein MRWIDSELAAARELAAEASEVEDPDMQLALLRLAGPRLEAAMMGSMLLAVWFDFLNLTDAALSRRLYGVEALFMRMDGWQKMMEPSMRALSSLESEQVESAAEDMPALVGHLTGEFAALLEAIHKGAKVLQTALVLKESLEALTTLSVLKFTLPALRAATPAVLGASLMVGPNGVMMGTRIVVSAEWVEMMRQLVRAGVLSVPVVSAAVRIQAGHVMMAQGHGDLPRGVRDALGDAPEVRAMRVTGKTGAGMAEPPRHHVMPKEFREWFERRGFTGKMRIDWFCVTLQQPHHQAIHGGGNWKLGRTWRGEWNQMIMKALRDAEIEAGQMLTRNVILEIVAERMRFYDIPMNFVRCRGK; encoded by the coding sequence GCCGCCGCCAGGGAGCTTGCCGCCGAGGCGTCGGAGGTGGAGGACCCGGACATGCAGCTCGCCCTGCTGCGCCTCGCGGGCCCACGGCTGGAGGCCGCCATGATGGGCTCCATGCTGCTGGCCGTGTGGTTTGACTTTCTCAACCTCACCGACGCCGCGCTCTCCCGACGCCTCTACGGAGTGGAGGCGCTCTTCATGAGGATGGACGGCTGGCAGAAGATGATGGAGCCCTCCATGAGGGCGCTCTCCTCCCTGGAGTCAGAGCAGGTGGAGTCAGCGGCGGAGGACATGCCCGCGCTGGTAGGCCACCTCACGGGCGAATTCGCCGCACTCCTCGAGGCCATACACAAGGGGGCGAAAGTCCTCCAGACGGCGCTGGTGCTGAAGGAGTCCCTGGAGGCGCTCACCACCCTGTCAGTGCTGAAGTTCACGCTGCCCGCGCTGCGCGCGGCTACTCCCGCCGTGCTCGGTGCGAGCCTCATGGTGGGCCCCAACGGCGTGATGATGGGGACGCGGATCGTGGTGTCCGCTGAGTGGGTGGAGATGATGCGCCAGTTGGTGCGAGCGGGCGTCCTCTCCGTGCCTGTCGTCAGCGCCGCCGTGCGGATTCAGGCCGGCCACGTGATGATGGCACAGGGCCACGGCGACCTCCCAAGGGGCGTGCGCGACGCGCTGGGTGATGCGCCCGAGGTGCGGGCCATGCGTGTGACGGGCAAAACGGGCGCCGGGATGGCCGAGCCCCCGCGTCATCACGTCATGCCGAAGGAGTTCCGCGAGTGGTTCGAGAGGCGCGGCTTCACGGGCAAGATGAGAATCGACTGGTTCTGCGTCACGCTACAGCAGCCGCACCACCAGGCCATTCACGGTGGTGGAAACTGGAAGCTGGGGCGTACATGGCGCGGTGAATGGAACCAGATGATCATGAAGGCGCTGCGGGACGCAGAGATTGAAGCTGGCCAGATGTTGACGCGGAATGTGATCCTGGAGATCGTCGCGGAGCGTATGAGGTTCTATGACATCCCGATGAACTTCGTCCGCTGTCGAGGGAAATGA
- a CDS encoding NUDIX hydrolase: MADGRSWEGNWKVRLYERVRERGYDSLTAFAEARPTASLVALAEDLGPDDIAGVQVFSGLLAEAERRKQVTRLVRGQLVRELWACLPNGWPVVMDDANRFKIAKAIGLWSSLTPTTHEKRVEQARAALRATPPPPGWLPRGPDDELLLTLLPDETV; encoded by the coding sequence ATGGCCGACGGACGTTCCTGGGAGGGGAACTGGAAGGTGCGCCTGTACGAGCGGGTCCGCGAGCGAGGTTACGACTCGCTCACCGCCTTCGCCGAGGCGCGCCCGACCGCTTCGCTGGTGGCGCTGGCCGAGGATCTTGGCCCGGACGATATCGCGGGCGTGCAGGTGTTCAGCGGATTGCTGGCCGAAGCGGAGCGGCGTAAGCAGGTCACGCGCCTTGTGCGCGGCCAGCTCGTGCGAGAACTGTGGGCGTGTCTTCCAAACGGCTGGCCGGTCGTTATGGATGACGCCAACCGGTTCAAGATCGCCAAGGCAATCGGATTGTGGAGTTCCTTGACCCCAACAACCCATGAAAAACGTGTCGAGCAGGCGAGGGCAGCGCTTCGTGCCACGCCACCACCACCCGGTTGGCTCCCGCGCGGGCCTGACGACGAACTCCTGCTGACGCTCCTGCCCGACGAAACAGTCTAG
- a CDS encoding DUF58 domain-containing protein, translating into MIPTGRLWVLLCLLAVPMMAAGFFPGLGGAVLALDTLALVLAALDFLLARRVRLEVSRHLPPRLSVGAPNKVELLLVHRGPRDVEVRVRDDVPESFTAEPEEAPLNLPADSQTRWVYRVTPAKRGRFGFGDLHVRVRGPLGLLLHERRVPAAQDVSVFPDMRGASRLLLSGAALDLVNLGLRQLRRDGRGSEFARLRDYAQGDSVREVDWKATARRTRPVTRVMESERSQSLLICVDAGRSMAAQVDGLTKLDHAVNAALFLAFVAVRNGDRVGLAVFADGVKAYLPPAAGRLQYRKILDTLYATTPSLTYVDYLALFKELNVRLNRRSLLCVFTDFLDEEQASTLVAPLHRLARRHVPLCLSVRDTALTALLRTPPAGPEQAYQQAVASELLSEREVLKAKVSAGGVHMLDVRPDELSLAAVNRYLDIKARGVL; encoded by the coding sequence GTGATTCCCACCGGGCGCCTGTGGGTGCTGCTGTGTCTGCTCGCCGTGCCGATGATGGCCGCGGGGTTCTTCCCGGGCCTGGGCGGCGCGGTGCTGGCCCTGGACACGCTCGCGCTCGTGCTCGCGGCCCTGGACTTCCTGTTGGCGCGGCGGGTGCGGCTGGAGGTGAGCCGGCATCTGCCTCCCCGCCTGTCGGTGGGCGCGCCCAACAAGGTGGAGCTGCTCCTGGTGCACCGGGGCCCTCGGGACGTGGAGGTGCGGGTGCGCGACGACGTGCCCGAGTCCTTCACGGCCGAGCCGGAGGAGGCACCGCTGAACCTGCCCGCGGACAGCCAGACGCGCTGGGTGTACCGGGTGACGCCGGCGAAGCGGGGGCGGTTCGGCTTCGGGGACCTGCACGTGCGGGTGCGCGGGCCCCTGGGCCTGCTGCTGCACGAGCGCCGCGTCCCCGCGGCCCAGGACGTGTCGGTGTTCCCGGACATGCGCGGCGCCAGCCGGCTGTTGCTCTCGGGCGCGGCGTTGGACCTGGTGAACCTGGGCCTGAGGCAGTTGCGCCGGGATGGCCGGGGCAGCGAGTTCGCGCGCCTGCGCGACTATGCCCAGGGTGACTCGGTGCGCGAGGTGGATTGGAAGGCCACGGCCCGGCGCACCCGGCCGGTGACACGGGTGATGGAGTCCGAGCGCTCGCAATCCCTGCTCATCTGCGTGGACGCGGGCCGCTCCATGGCGGCGCAGGTGGACGGGCTCACCAAGCTGGACCACGCCGTCAACGCGGCGCTCTTCCTGGCCTTCGTGGCGGTGCGCAATGGAGACCGCGTGGGGCTCGCCGTGTTCGCCGATGGCGTGAAGGCGTACCTGCCCCCGGCCGCGGGCCGCCTGCAATACCGGAAGATACTGGACACGCTCTACGCCACCACGCCGAGCCTCACCTACGTGGACTACCTGGCGCTCTTCAAGGAGCTGAACGTGCGCCTGAACCGGCGCAGCCTCCTGTGCGTGTTCACGGACTTCCTCGACGAGGAGCAGGCCTCCACCCTGGTGGCGCCCCTGCACCGGCTGGCCCGGCGGCACGTCCCCCTCTGTCTGTCCGTGCGCGACACCGCGCTCACGGCGCTGCTGCGCACCCCTCCCGCCGGCCCCGAGCAGGCCTACCAGCAGGCCGTGGCGAGTGAGTTGCTCTCGGAGCGCGAGGTCCTCAAGGCCAAGGTGAGCGCCGGCGGCGTGCACATGCTCGACGTGCGGCCCGATGAGTTGAGCCTCGCCGCCGTCAACCGCTACCTCGACATCAAGGCGCGCGGGGTGTTGTAG